Proteins from one Haloarchaeobius litoreus genomic window:
- a CDS encoding vWA domain-containing protein yields MSEKPLALSRRKILAGIGAAGVASVGAGLGTSAYFNDVESFENNSLTAGELDLRVDWQQLYYGPTESWEFVNAHPDDIGDGEQSIELDGETYRYSDEGQNIVDVLDCDTLGQDYESNFGDQDSLVSLGDVKPGDEGEITFSLHLCDNPGYIWLTADDFSESGGATPDPEEEELGEGESDDGELAENMNVEFWYDDNCNNSLDGGESGADLDVMLVLDRSGSMTNQPDKFQDMKDGAETLVNTLTADDQAGLASFAGSASRDQDLTDTDASGKIAVNGTIQGLSSGGSTNIAQGIEYAAEELLDDESLYGTSTSPSGNAESDHTKIMVVLSNGGETIGDADAAAQTAKDNGIRVFSIAYGSGANTTLLQNVASSGDFYDSSDVDDIEQTFEDIAEDIAGETLILGKGDGVHDDHVTLAEAMEIMESNGGMVPLDGTGDMEYGDGPTSEARDCFEAGQSYCIGAHWWVPTDVGNEIQGDSVEFDLGFYAEQCRHNDGSGPESVPE; encoded by the coding sequence ATGTCAGAGAAACCACTCGCACTCTCACGGCGGAAGATACTGGCCGGCATCGGCGCGGCGGGCGTCGCCAGCGTCGGCGCAGGGCTGGGGACCAGCGCGTACTTCAACGACGTCGAGTCGTTCGAGAACAACTCGCTCACGGCGGGTGAGCTCGACCTGCGGGTCGACTGGCAACAGTTGTACTACGGCCCGACGGAGTCCTGGGAGTTCGTCAACGCACACCCCGACGACATCGGCGACGGCGAACAATCAATCGAACTCGACGGCGAGACCTACCGATACAGCGACGAGGGGCAGAATATCGTCGACGTGCTCGACTGTGACACCCTCGGACAGGACTACGAGTCCAACTTCGGGGACCAGGACAGCCTGGTTTCGCTGGGCGACGTCAAGCCCGGCGACGAGGGTGAGATCACGTTCAGTCTCCACCTCTGTGACAATCCCGGATACATCTGGCTCACTGCCGACGACTTCAGCGAGTCTGGTGGGGCGACCCCTGACCCCGAGGAAGAAGAGTTGGGTGAGGGCGAGTCCGACGATGGTGAACTCGCCGAGAACATGAACGTCGAGTTCTGGTACGACGACAACTGTAACAACTCACTCGACGGCGGTGAATCCGGTGCGGACCTCGACGTGATGTTGGTTCTCGACCGTTCCGGGTCGATGACCAACCAACCAGACAAGTTCCAGGACATGAAGGATGGGGCAGAGACCCTCGTCAATACGCTCACGGCTGACGACCAAGCTGGTCTTGCTTCGTTCGCCGGGTCCGCAAGTCGAGATCAGGATCTCACGGATACCGACGCTAGTGGAAAGATCGCTGTGAATGGCACCATTCAGGGGCTTTCATCTGGTGGTTCGACGAACATTGCCCAGGGTATTGAGTACGCCGCCGAGGAACTTCTCGACGACGAGTCGCTGTACGGTACTTCGACGAGTCCCAGTGGTAACGCCGAATCGGACCACACGAAGATCATGGTCGTTCTCAGCAACGGTGGAGAGACCATTGGAGATGCCGATGCAGCTGCTCAGACCGCGAAGGACAATGGGATTCGGGTGTTCTCCATCGCGTACGGGAGCGGAGCCAACACTACCCTGCTCCAGAATGTAGCCTCCTCAGGCGACTTCTACGACTCGTCCGACGTCGATGACATCGAGCAAACGTTCGAGGACATCGCTGAAGACATCGCTGGCGAGACCCTCATCCTTGGGAAGGGGGACGGCGTCCACGACGACCACGTGACGCTCGCCGAAGCGATGGAAATCATGGAATCGAACGGTGGCATGGTTCCCCTCGACGGAACCGGTGATATGGAGTACGGTGATGGACCAACGTCTGAAGCTCGTGACTGTTTCGAGGCGGGACAGAGCTACTGTATCGGTGCTCACTGGTGGGTCCCGACGGATGTCGGCAACGAGATCCAGGGAGACAGTGTCGAGTTCGACCTTGGCTTCTACGCCGAGCAGTGCCGCCACAACGACGGCAGTGGACCGGAATCGGTTCCGGAGTAA
- a CDS encoding SipW-dependent-type signal peptide-containing protein, translating into MSDKKLGLSRRRVLGGLGAIGVASAGAGLGTSAYFNDVETFEENSFQAGTFSMEVELLDLENAVDQDGIGPDEDDWYSESGDGEGMVGASIDISDLKPGDTYNFCWCIDVDGNPGVVRAYIPWDSVEHATGIENGTLDDGASDDLPGVETDDDFETLLGSEDITVSKNLYVCEENEDGDHVKGEQILENDITYDPDDSDTYAHDGGLGNWVTSLSDNDFTSQDGVPIGSHNGVGTKNPEDDEDPLSEGESDYILIGSDEGSHWGAVAYCMTIEVSEDAGNELQGASASFDLQFRGEQARHNDHPFSDLATRPRTDDPTDWTDIPV; encoded by the coding sequence ATGTCAGACAAGAAACTCGGACTGTCGCGCCGGCGCGTGCTCGGTGGCCTCGGAGCCATCGGCGTCGCGTCCGCAGGCGCAGGACTGGGAACAAGCGCGTACTTCAACGACGTTGAGACATTCGAAGAAAACTCCTTCCAGGCGGGGACGTTCTCGATGGAGGTTGAGCTGCTCGATCTCGAGAATGCCGTCGACCAGGACGGAATCGGCCCCGACGAGGATGACTGGTACTCGGAGTCCGGGGACGGTGAAGGGATGGTCGGTGCGAGTATCGACATCAGCGACCTCAAGCCCGGCGACACGTACAACTTCTGCTGGTGTATCGACGTGGACGGCAATCCGGGTGTCGTCCGCGCGTACATCCCGTGGGACTCCGTCGAACATGCGACCGGTATCGAGAACGGAACGCTCGACGATGGAGCATCGGACGACCTTCCGGGCGTCGAGACCGACGACGACTTCGAGACCCTCCTCGGGTCCGAGGACATCACGGTCTCCAAGAACCTCTACGTCTGCGAGGAGAACGAGGATGGGGATCACGTCAAGGGCGAGCAGATCCTCGAGAACGACATCACGTACGATCCGGACGACTCGGATACGTACGCACACGATGGTGGCTTGGGGAACTGGGTGACGAGCCTCTCTGACAACGATTTCACTAGTCAGGACGGCGTTCCAATCGGGTCTCACAACGGGGTGGGCACCAAGAACCCGGAGGATGACGAGGATCCTCTCTCCGAAGGTGAGTCCGACTACATCCTGATCGGTTCGGACGAAGGGTCCCACTGGGGTGCAGTCGCGTACTGCATGACTATCGAGGTCTCCGAGGACGCCGGGAACGAACTCCAGGGAGCGTCGGCTTCGTTCGACCTCCAGTTCCGTGGCGAACAGGCCCGGCACAACGACCACCCGTTCTCCGACCTCGCCACCCGGCCGAGAACGGACGATCCGACCGACTGGACCGACATCCCCGTGTGA
- a CDS encoding DUF7344 domain-containing protein, whose translation MFRTDTLPEGTIFEILANNRRRQTIRHLTVESSGEPTTLHELSLEIAARETGESPPPRAARESVYNSLHQTHLPKLEELGVVDYDRDAREVHPSEHARDVDQYMEVVTSHGVTWSEVYRSLGVASLTLVLWSLVGLPVVSAVDPVLWTSGSLACFALLVTYQLWSNRWYIRQSLRD comes from the coding sequence ATGTTCAGGACTGACACACTACCGGAGGGGACGATATTCGAGATACTGGCGAACAACCGTCGACGGCAGACCATCAGACACCTCACCGTCGAATCGTCGGGCGAGCCGACGACGCTGCACGAGCTGTCGCTGGAGATCGCGGCCCGCGAGACGGGCGAGTCGCCGCCGCCGCGGGCGGCCCGCGAGAGCGTCTACAACTCGCTGCACCAGACGCACCTGCCGAAGCTGGAGGAGCTGGGCGTCGTGGACTACGACCGCGACGCCCGCGAGGTCCACCCGAGCGAGCACGCGCGCGACGTGGACCAGTACATGGAGGTCGTCACGAGCCACGGCGTCACCTGGAGCGAGGTGTACCGGAGTCTCGGCGTCGCCTCGCTGACGCTGGTGCTCTGGTCGCTCGTCGGCCTCCCGGTCGTCTCGGCGGTCGACCCGGTGCTGTGGACGAGCGGGTCGCTCGCTTGCTTCGCCCTGCTGGTCACCTATCAGCTCTGGTCGAACCGCTGGTACATCCGGCAGAGCCTGCGGGACTGA
- a CDS encoding DUF7344 domain-containing protein, with protein MQLEQPELSTTGGTEPTNRDTTLSQDSVFTVLSNARRRFAIKYLNQHATEDRVELRDLAEQIAAWENDIPVEEVTYKQRKRVYTSLYQSHLPKLHELDVVEYDCNRGTIERTETVDELDVYLEVLEGDEIPWSDFAVGVAAVNAAFVVAAAAGVVPFFAGSGFATAAVGAGLFLVVALAHTVYTRRRRL; from the coding sequence TTGCAACTCGAACAGCCCGAACTATCTACCACAGGCGGAACCGAACCGACGAACCGAGACACGACACTCTCGCAGGACAGCGTCTTCACCGTCCTGTCGAACGCGCGTCGTCGGTTCGCAATCAAGTACCTGAACCAGCACGCGACGGAGGACCGCGTCGAGCTGCGCGACCTCGCCGAGCAGATCGCGGCCTGGGAGAACGACATCCCGGTCGAGGAGGTCACGTACAAGCAGCGCAAGCGGGTGTACACCTCGCTGTACCAGTCGCACCTGCCGAAGCTGCACGAGCTCGACGTGGTCGAGTACGACTGCAACCGCGGCACCATCGAACGGACGGAGACCGTCGACGAACTCGACGTCTACCTGGAGGTGCTCGAGGGGGACGAGATACCCTGGAGCGACTTCGCGGTCGGCGTCGCGGCGGTCAACGCGGCGTTCGTGGTCGCTGCGGCGGCGGGCGTCGTGCCCTTCTTCGCCGGTAGCGGCTTCGCCACGGCGGCGGTCGGTGCCGGGCTCTTCCTCGTCGTCGCGCTCGCACACACCGTGTACACGCGTCGCCGGCGGCTCTGA